Sequence from the Candidatus Palauibacter scopulicola genome:
CCCGGGCCCACCTGCGGGTGGCGAGCAGCTTGTCGACCGCGCCGGGGCCCGCGGCGGGAGGATAAGGCCGGAGCGCTTCCAGTTCGCGGATCGCGGTCGTGTCGTTCGCCGCGCGGACGCGCTCCATGAGCGTCGCGTACAGCTGGCGTTCGGCGTCGGGGCCGGCCGCCTGCCCGAGCCCGACGTAGGCGTGGAAGCGCTCGGGATGCCGTTCGACGAGCCGGGGCCCGATCCGCGTCCCGTAGGAGTAGCCGAGGACGACGAGCTTCTCGTGGCCGAGTCTCGCGAGCAGGTGCTCGACGACCGCCGCCGCGTCGTCCACGAGTTGATCGAGGGTCATCGTCGGCCCCAGCCTGGCGGAATCCGCCGCGGAGAAGCTCTTTCCCACGCCCCGCCGGTCCCAGTTCACGACCGTGAAGAAATCCTCCCACGGCTTCTGGTACGCCCAGCTCGCCCCCATCACCGGGCTGCCGGGCCCCCCGTGGAGCACGAGAAGGATCGGGTTGGCGCGGTTCAGCCCGCGGATCGACAGCCACTGGGTCGACCCGTTGACCTCGATGGGCTCGAGAACCTCGATCCCTTCGGGCGTGTGGATGCGGCGAAGGTCGGCCAGGCGACCGGTGATCGAGTCCCTGGGGATGGCGTCGGCGGCCGCGCTTCGGGCGGCGGCGCTCTGCGCGTGGGCGCCCCCCGGCACGCCGAGGAAGGCGATGGCCAGGATGACGCTGGTCTTCGAGTGGCGCATGCTGATATCCCTTCGCCTCGTTCTCCCAGTGGATTTTCGCTGGGGGCGGTCGGCCCGTAGAGTGGTCGGACGGTACGTCGGCACGGGAGGTCCTTTCCATGATGAACGCTGCCCCACGCTTTGATCCACCCCTCGCCGTCCTGGGGAGTTGCCTCGTTCTGGCCTGCGGCACTGCGCCGGATTCGGCTGCCGATCCGGCGGCCGGGTCTCAGCTTTCTCTGGCTCCGGAAGCGACCGCGGCGCTCGTCGAGGCGTTTCAGGCGGAACTCGACGCGGCGTGGGCGCAGGCCCAGGAGACGGACGAGAACTTCCCGGGCGCGACGGCAGCCTTCATCCTCCCGGATGGGCGCGTGTTCGGCTTCGCGACCGGCCTGTCGGACGTCGATGACGAGATCCCGATGACGCCGGACATGCGCATGGGCTCCGGCAGCATCGGGAAGACCTACGTCGCGGCGGTCGCCCTGCAGCTGGCCATGAACGGAGAGCTGGATCTCGACGCGCCGGTCGCGACCTGGCTCGGCGACGAGGAGTGGTTCTCCCGCGTCCCCAATCACGCGGACCTCACGATGCGCAACCTCCTGAACCACACGGCCGGCATGATCCAGCCGTACTTCGAGGATCCCGATTTCGCCGTGCGGCTGGGCGAGGTGTTCCGCGACCCCGACGCCTACATGACCCCGGAGGAGTTCATCGCCGAGACGGTGCTGGACGCCGAGCCGCTCTTCCCCGCCGGCGGGGGCTACCACTACAGCGACGTGCACTACACGCTGGCGGGCCTCGCCGTCGAGGCGGCGACGGGCCGCGCCTACTACGACCTCCTCGATGAGTTCTTCCTCGACCCGCTTGGCCTCGATCTCACGCTTGCGGCCGACCGGCGCGACCTGCCCGGACTCGCGCAGGGCTATGCGCACGCGAGCTCACGGCTCTACGGCACGCCGCTCGAGGTGGTGGTGGACGGCCGGTTCATCCTCCATCCGCTGCAGGAGTGGACGGGGGGCGGTCTCGTGAACAACCCGCAGGCGATGGTGCGCTGGGCGAAGCTCCTGTACGAGGGCGAGGCGATCTCGGGGGACGACCTTCCGCAGTTGCTCGAAGTCGGGTTCCCGGCCGACAGCACCAGGCCGCACCTGGGGTACGGGCTCGCGGTATCCGTCGCCGAGAGCGAGCACGGGCTGACGTACGGCCACGGGGGCTTCTGGCCCGGCTACAACTCGCTCCTCGCGTACTACCCGGGCCACGGCGTGGCGGTCTCGATCCAGGTCAACTCCGACGAATCGCGGATGCGCGACCACATGCCGGAGCTGGCCGGCGTCGTGCTGCAAGCGCTGGCGGCTGCCGGGGGCTGACGGCCGCCGCGGGTCAGTCGGCGCGCGGACCGGAGAGCCGCGCTCCCGCGGCGAGGACGAGGATCGAGGCCAGGACCAGGGCGGCCGCCGCCGGGACGCCGGCCCGCGTCGCGCTTTCCTCTATTTCGGCCGGCTCGAAGACGGGCACCCCGTCCCAGTTCACCGCGTCGATCGGCGTGGCGGCGAAGAAGTGCGGGTAGAAGTAGGTCTTCAACCGCTCGTGGTGTCGGCGGACGGCGTCCTGGTACGCGAGTTGCGCGGACAGATCGGAGGCCGCGAGGCGGTCGAGGGCGAGCTGGGCCGCGAGCGGCGGCACGAGCGTGGACCAGCGCCGCGCCCACCGTTCCCGTTCCCGCAGCACGTCGCGGTAGGCGCCCGACGCCTCGCGCGCGGCCCGGTCGCCCCGGTGGTTCATGGCGTAGTACCAGCCCCAAGTGAAGACGTCCTCCGGGACCGTCCGGTCGCTCCACTCCGGGTAGTCCTCGAAGAAGCCCTGCATCGTCTCGTCCTTGGTCATGTCCCAGGCCTCGTGATATCCCTGGCGCTGGCGCACGGTGAGTTCCAGCGCCTCCGGGACGGGATGGAGGATCGCGTTCGCGAGGCTGAGCGCGGCGGGCGCCAGGAGGGTGAGCGCGACCCACGTCCCGACCAGGATCATGGCGTTGGCGGTGGAGGACCGGCGCCCGGACGCGACGCCGAGGCAGAGCGCGAACCAGAAGGCGGTGTGCAGCGCGATGAGGGCGACCGCCCAACCGGCCCGGGCGTCGAGGCGGACACCCGCCAGCGCCGCCGCGAGCGCAACCGGCACCGCCACCACGGCGGCGACGAGAAAGGCGCGCGAGCCGAGCTTGAGTGCGAGCAGCCGCCGCGGCCGGGTGAAGAGGCGGACGAGGTTCCAGGTACCCCCCTCCCGCTCGCTGGAGACGAGGTCGTAGGTGAGGGCGATGATGAAGAGGGGAAGGAGCGCGATGAGCAGGAAGGCGAGGTCGAGGTCGCCCGCCGCGGCGAGGCGCGGGTTCACCGTCTCGTGTTCGTAGAGTTGCCCCTCGAGCGCCAGGAGCCGGATTCGCAGGCTGGCCGTCTCGACCTCCGTCCGGCCCCGGGCGAGCCCCGCGAGAGGCAGGGACGGCTGCGGGGCCGGGAAGGCCAGGTAGTAGAGCACCTCCCCCGCTTCCGTCGCGGGAGGGTAGGTGGAGAGGAGGTAGGCCAGCTGGTCGCGGTAGGCGGTCTCCGCGGCGACCGCGGAGGATGCCGCCGCTTCGACGTTGCGGCCGCCGCGCCACGCCGCGTAGACCCCGATCGCCAGGAGCAGGACGACGGCGACGGCGACGCCGGTGGAGCGCGTCAGCCGGAGGATGTCCAGTCGGAGCAGCCGGAGCCGCGCCCTCACGAGGTGGCCCGCTCCACCCCGACGCGCGCCAGCCGCGCCCGTGCCAGGCCGAGGCCCAGGAGCGGAAGGAGGAGCCACAGGCCTAGCGCGGCCAGAGAGCGCGCGCGACCGGCGAGCGCCCCTCCGAGCGGGGGCGGCCGCGTCCCGAAGGTCGGGAATTCCGCCCAATGCTCGCGCGGCAGGCGCTGGGCGCGGTCGTTCTCGTAGTGGATCTCGCTGATGTGGAGATCGTTGAGGCGCTGTATGAGGTCATACCGGTGAGCTTCCGCCTGCGCCCGGAAGGCCTCCACCGCCTCGGACGCGGTCCCGGATATCGCCATGGAGAGGTCCCGCGCCGCGAGATAGGGGGAGAGCAACCCCGCCCACGACAGGACGCGGTCCTGACGGCGCTGGCCTTCGACGAGGTCCCGCTGCTGCTCCTCGTGGATCCGACTCGTGACGGCCTCCCCTTCGCGGCTCACCACGCCGCCCCAGTTCACGGGAAGTTCCTCGACCGACGCCACCTCGTAGCGGGCCAGGTACTCGTCCCGCAGCGCGCGGAAGAAGGGATCGTCGGGATTGTGGCTGTCGCCCACCTCGTTCAACGCGCGTTCCACCTGGGCGGTGAACTCGGCGCGGGAGGGCAGCGGATGCAGCGCCCCGGCGACGGAGGCCCCGAGGCGCGGCACGGCGACGCAGAGGACGACCCATACCGCGATCAACTGCGCGAGGGCGCTCCGCGAGGAGGCCCGGAAGGAGGACGCGAGGACGGTGACCAGGACCCATCCCCCGAGATAGGCGGCGTAGATGCCCGCCAATCCGGCCATGCGCCCGGCGGAGACAGGGCCCACCGCCCCGGACCCGGCGATGACCAGAGTGGCGACACCGATGGGAAGGGCCGCGAGGGCCGCCACTGCCCCCGTGCCCAGCACCTTGCCCGCGAGGATCTGGGCGGGCGTCGCCCCCTGGGCGAGGAGGAGCCGAAGCGTGCCCCGCTCTCGCTCCGCGCTCACGGAGGCGAAGCCCGCGACGACGACGAACAGCGGCAGGAGGAGAGCCAGAACGCTCGCCGGCGTGAGGCGGCCAAAGCGCAGCATCCCGGTCGCGTGACGAGCATCACCGAAGTTGGCCGTGTTCTGCCGGTGACCCTCCAGAAAGAGCGAGGTCCCCGCCCAGGCGCCGACCCCCGGGTCGAAGAAGGCGAGCGGCGCCTCCTCCCGAAAGACGAGAAACCCGTAGTGGATGACCCGGTGCGGGTGACGGTCCGGCTGCTCCAGCCACTGGGTCTCGACCATCGCCTGGTAGCGGGCGCGCTGTTCCGCCTCGCTCGCGGCGTGATGCCGGGCGCCGAGGACCGCGACCACGCCGAGGGCGATGACAAGCCCCAGCAGGAAGACCACGTACCGATCCTCGCGGACTGCCCCCACCTGCCGGCGGGCGATGAGCAGCGCGTTGCGGAGACCCATGCCTAGTCCGCACCTCGGACGCGGCCGAGTCCGACTCCCGCGCCCGCACCTACCAGGATGAGGAGCGTGCCCAGAACGCCGAGGGGAACGGCGGCGCGGCGCGTGACCTCGCCGGACGCCTCCTCGTCGAGACGGAACTGCGGTGCGCGGGCAAACGCGCCGGCATCCATCTGCTCGCCGGCGACAATCGCGGGCACGAAGAAGTCCCGCCATCGTTCGGCGAAGGCGCGGACCTGCGACTGAAAGCCGGCGAACCGCGCGTCGCCCGTCCCCGCCGCGTCGAGGAGCACCTCCTGGGCCATGAGCGCCGGCGAAAAGAAACGGTACCGGCGCACGAGGGCGATCTGCTCCGCGCGGCTCGCATCGTGTTCCGCCGTTACCTCCTCCAGGCGGCGGTTGACGGCGTCGGTGGCGGCCCACGCCAGCGCCCCCAGGCCGGGCTCGTCGGCCACCACGCCCTCGGCCATCTCGGGATGGTCCTCCAGGTACCGGGCGAGGAGTTCGCTGCGGCGGTTCACGGCATCGTTCGACGCCTCGCGCTGAGCCGTGATCATCTGCACGCGCGAAGGTAACGGGTGCAGGAGTCCGGCCGCGATGTTGATCCCGGCCGGGAGCACGACGACCAGCACCAGCCACACGCCCACCAGCACCGTGGCGTTCCACGCGGAGGATCGCCGCAGGCTGTTCACCCACGCCGCGAGTACGAACCAGAAGAGCGCATAGGCGACGACCGCGGCGCACCAGAGGAGGATCCGGCCGGGAGCGCCGAAGCCCCCCGTCACGAGTAGCCCGACCAGCGAGACCGCCAGCACCATGCCCACCGCCAGGAGGGCGCGGAAGGCGAGCTTCGCCGCCACGACACCCCGCGCCGACACTGGCTGCGAAAGGGTCAGAGCCAGCGTCCCCTGCTCGCGCTCCTCCGAGAGGACGTTGAAGCTCAGAGCCAGCACCAGCAGCGGCAGCAGGTAGATGACCACGAAGGCCAGGTCGAAGCGCCCGACCATCAGGTTGAGGGGACTCTCGACCTCGCCGTTCTGCTGGAACGACGACTCGTTCGTGTAGATGTTGACGTCGTAGTAGTACGGCAGCAGGTCGCTCTGTCCGACCGTGAGCGCCGTCAGGGGGCCCGGCGTCAGGACCGCCGTCTGGCGGCCCCGCCCGCCGCCCATCACGTTCGGGAGCCGCGGGTCCGAGAAGCGCGAAGCGGGTTCCGCACCGGCCTCGATGTCGGCCAGTTCCTGCGCGATGGCTTGCGTGCGCTCGACGTTGCCGGCCTGGGCGGCCTCCACGGTGCGCTCCTGAAAGCGCGTCCAGACCACGCCGTTGGCCAGCGCGTAGACGAGCAGGAGCGCGAAGAGTCCGAGCGCGATGCGGAGCGGCCGGTCCGCCATGAGCAGACGCCACTCGTTTCGGAGTACGGTGCGCGCGGTCATCCTACGCCACCTCCGCGCGCCGTACGCGCGCCGCGGCGATCAGGATCGTCCCCACGAGCCAGCCCCCCAGAACGATGAGGGACAGGATCCGGTTGCCGAGCACCCAGGCCAGGGTCGGGGCGTCGTACCGCAGCGGCGGCGTGGACTCCCAGAGTTCGGCGCCGGCCTGGTAGGAGAAATCGCCGGAGAGGGAGTTCTCCGTGAGGTCGCCGTTCATGCTCCGCATCAGGTCCCTGCGGTACGTCTCCGCGGCGGTCGCGAAGTGCCGGTGCTGCTCGACATCGGTTCCGGCCAGTCCCATGGAGAGCGCGCGCACCGCGAGCAGCGGCGCCCCCACCGCGACCATCTCGTGGACGGCCCCCTGGCGTTCGAACGTGTCCCAGAGCGCGCCGTAGTTGCGGTCGAAGATCCGGTTGCCGAACTCCTCGCTCGCCTGGAGCAGCACGCCCGACTGGTTGATCGGCAGGTCTTCTACCCGCTCGACTGCGTACTCCGCCAGCAGGCTCTCGGTCAGCGCTTCGTTGTCCGGGCGAGGGATGTCCTCCGTGCCGGTGGCCATCTCCCGTTCCACCGTCTGAGCGAACTCGAGGGCGGAAGGCGTGGGGTGCATCCACTTCGACAGGTCCACCGCCACCCGCGGCGCCACGAGCCCGTTCACCACCCACACGCCAAGCAGGATCACGAGCGCGGTGCGCGTCGAGCGGGCCCAGGCGGAGACGGCCAGCGAGAGCGCGAGGAAGGCCGCGAAGTAGCCGAGGTAGACGACGGAAAGGACCGCGGCCCGGGCCACGGGGGATGCCGCCGGACCGGGGCTCCCGACGACGAGGGCCGCCGCTCCCACCGCCGCCGCCGGCACGAGCAGCAGCGCCAGCGCACCGGCGATGCCGATTGCCTTGCCGAGCGCCAGATCGCGCCGCCCGACCCCGGTCGCGAGCAGTTGGCGAAGCGTGCCCCGTTCCCGCTCGCCGGCGAGCGCGCCGAAGGTGAGCAGGATGATCAGCAGGGGCACGAGGTGCTGCAGCACCTGCGCCGCCGTGAGAGCCCCGACGCGCTGGGCCGACGTCGCGTCCTGCGCGGGGCGCAGCAGGAAATCGTTCTGCCGGTGCGCCTCGAGCCACACCGATGTCCCGGTGTAGGGGTCTACGCCCTCGTCCACGAAGGATAGGGCGAGGCGTGGCTTGAACGCATAGATGCCGTAGTGGGCCGCAGAATGGGGGTTCTTCTCGCCCTGCGACTCCCAGTGGTCGCGGGCCGTCGCCTGCGCGGCCGCGTGCTCCCGCTGCGCCCCCCGCGCCTGGACCCACCCGTGGCCCAGGGAGACGAGCAGCAGTGCTCCCACCAGGATGGAGCACCAGCGGAAACGGCCGTCCCGAAGTACGTCTGTGAATTCCTTGCGGATGATGTGTCGGATGCTGTGCCCGGCCATCTGACGCCTCCTAATCGTGCATGTGTTCCAGGTAGATGCGCTCGAGATCCGCGTGGCCGATCTCGTCCGTGCTCATCTCCGTGACGAGGCTTCCGTAGCGCATGATGCCCACGCGCGTCCCCGTCTCCTTGGCGCGAAACAGATCGTGGGTCGCCATGAGGACCCCGACGCCGCCGTGCCTGAGCCGCTCGATCAGCGCCGAGAACTCGTTGGAGGCCTTGGGATCCAGACCGGACGTCGGCTCATCGAGCAGGAGGGCGTCGGCTTCCTTGGCCATCGCGATCGCGATGCCGACCTTCTGCCGCATGCCCTTGGAGTACTCGGACACGCGGCGGTCGACCGCGTCGCGCTCCAGCCCGGCTTCGACGAGGATGTCCGCGAGGCGTTCCCGCCCCAGCGACCCCTTCCCGCCCAGGGCGGCGAAGTACTCGAGGTTCTCCAGCCCGCTGAGGTTGCGGTACAGCATCACCTGTTCCGGGATGTAGGCGAGCCGGTGCTTCGTCTCCCGGTCGTGGGTGGACACGTCCATCCCGGACACGAGGGCCTGACCCCCGGACGGCGGCACGAAACCGAGGAAGAGGTTGATCGTCGTGGTCTTCCCCGCCCCGTTCGGGCCGAGGAGGCAGTAGACCTCTCCCGGCTCGATGGCCAGGTCGAGGGAATCGAGGGCCTGCGTGGGGCCATAGCGCTTGCTGAGCCCGCGGGCCTCGAGAAGGGGCGGTTGTCCCGCTCCCGATTCGGCGGTCTGCATTGGATCTCCATCTCTCGCGTTGGCCGCGCCGGTCACCGGCGCGGTCGACAAGTCTCCTGCCGGTCTCCGGACCGGCAGTGCGGCTTCGCTACAGACTTTCGCTACAGAGAGATGGGAAGCGGAGGAGCCCGGCTACGGTGAGGGGAGAGATGGGCGGCCCGGACATTCAGCTGGCACCCGCGAAGGGTGGGACCCTGCACGAGACCGAGCTCGCCAGTGCTCGGCGTCGCCGTGGAGGGCACCGGCCCCATGTTGTGCGGCAGTTCGCAGATCAGACACGCCGCCGGGGCATGGTCCCCTTCGTCGTCCTCGTGCGTATGCGAACCTTCCGCGAGGCCGACGACAACGAGCGAAAGGGCCACCAGGGCTCCGGCCAGCAGGCGCATCGGGCGCCTGAATCGTCCGGCGTCGACCTGGTTTGCCATGGCTCCCCTTCCATCCCGCGGATCGGCGCGCCGCCCCGC
This genomic interval carries:
- a CDS encoding alpha/beta hydrolase, giving the protein MRHSKTSVILAIAFLGVPGGAHAQSAAARSAAADAIPRDSITGRLADLRRIHTPEGIEVLEPIEVNGSTQWLSIRGLNRANPILLVLHGGPGSPVMGASWAYQKPWEDFFTVVNWDRRGVGKSFSAADSARLGPTMTLDQLVDDAAAVVEHLLARLGHEKLVVLGYSYGTRIGPRLVERHPERFHAYVGLGQAAGPDAERQLYATLMERVRAANDTTAIRELEALRPYPPAAGPGAVDKLLATRRWAREYDGGWYGKPTFDLYFALPEWGPEYTAADVANMQPAMAWAERHLIDRAPAPRPARLVQRFEVPVVILHGRFDLHTPYQSARDYFDRMEAPHKRFVTFERSSHMLMFEEPGRLLLALVEEVLPLAGGRAPF
- a CDS encoding serine hydrolase domain-containing protein, with translation MMNAAPRFDPPLAVLGSCLVLACGTAPDSAADPAAGSQLSLAPEATAALVEAFQAELDAAWAQAQETDENFPGATAAFILPDGRVFGFATGLSDVDDEIPMTPDMRMGSGSIGKTYVAAVALQLAMNGELDLDAPVATWLGDEEWFSRVPNHADLTMRNLLNHTAGMIQPYFEDPDFAVRLGEVFRDPDAYMTPEEFIAETVLDAEPLFPAGGGYHYSDVHYTLAGLAVEAATGRAYYDLLDEFFLDPLGLDLTLAADRRDLPGLAQGYAHASSRLYGTPLEVVVDGRFILHPLQEWTGGGLVNNPQAMVRWAKLLYEGEAISGDDLPQLLEVGFPADSTRPHLGYGLAVSVAESEHGLTYGHGGFWPGYNSLLAYYPGHGVAVSIQVNSDESRMRDHMPELAGVVLQALAAAGG
- a CDS encoding DUF3526 domain-containing protein, whose amino-acid sequence is MRARLRLLRLDILRLTRSTGVAVAVVLLLAIGVYAAWRGGRNVEAAASSAVAAETAYRDQLAYLLSTYPPATEAGEVLYYLAFPAPQPSLPLAGLARGRTEVETASLRIRLLALEGQLYEHETVNPRLAAAGDLDLAFLLIALLPLFIIALTYDLVSSEREGGTWNLVRLFTRPRRLLALKLGSRAFLVAAVVAVPVALAAALAGVRLDARAGWAVALIALHTAFWFALCLGVASGRRSSTANAMILVGTWVALTLLAPAALSLANAILHPVPEALELTVRQRQGYHEAWDMTKDETMQGFFEDYPEWSDRTVPEDVFTWGWYYAMNHRGDRAAREASGAYRDVLRERERWARRWSTLVPPLAAQLALDRLAASDLSAQLAYQDAVRRHHERLKTYFYPHFFAATPIDAVNWDGVPVFEPAEIEESATRAGVPAAAALVLASILVLAAGARLSGPRAD
- a CDS encoding DUF3526 domain-containing protein produces the protein MGLRNALLIARRQVGAVREDRYVVFLLGLVIALGVVAVLGARHHAASEAEQRARYQAMVETQWLEQPDRHPHRVIHYGFLVFREEAPLAFFDPGVGAWAGTSLFLEGHRQNTANFGDARHATGMLRFGRLTPASVLALLLPLFVVVAGFASVSAERERGTLRLLLAQGATPAQILAGKVLGTGAVAALAALPIGVATLVIAGSGAVGPVSAGRMAGLAGIYAAYLGGWVLVTVLASSFRASSRSALAQLIAVWVVLCVAVPRLGASVAGALHPLPSRAEFTAQVERALNEVGDSHNPDDPFFRALRDEYLARYEVASVEELPVNWGGVVSREGEAVTSRIHEEQQRDLVEGQRRQDRVLSWAGLLSPYLAARDLSMAISGTASEAVEAFRAQAEAHRYDLIQRLNDLHISEIHYENDRAQRLPREHWAEFPTFGTRPPPLGGALAGRARSLAALGLWLLLPLLGLGLARARLARVGVERATS
- a CDS encoding DUF3526 domain-containing protein is translated as MTARTVLRNEWRLLMADRPLRIALGLFALLLVYALANGVVWTRFQERTVEAAQAGNVERTQAIAQELADIEAGAEPASRFSDPRLPNVMGGGRGRQTAVLTPGPLTALTVGQSDLLPYYYDVNIYTNESSFQQNGEVESPLNLMVGRFDLAFVVIYLLPLLVLALSFNVLSEEREQGTLALTLSQPVSARGVVAAKLAFRALLAVGMVLAVSLVGLLVTGGFGAPGRILLWCAAVVAYALFWFVLAAWVNSLRRSSAWNATVLVGVWLVLVVVLPAGINIAAGLLHPLPSRVQMITAQREASNDAVNRRSELLARYLEDHPEMAEGVVADEPGLGALAWAATDAVNRRLEEVTAEHDASRAEQIALVRRYRFFSPALMAQEVLLDAAGTGDARFAGFQSQVRAFAERWRDFFVPAIVAGEQMDAGAFARAPQFRLDEEASGEVTRRAAVPLGVLGTLLILVGAGAGVGLGRVRGAD
- a CDS encoding ABC transporter permease subunit; this encodes MAGHSIRHIIRKEFTDVLRDGRFRWCSILVGALLLVSLGHGWVQARGAQREHAAAQATARDHWESQGEKNPHSAAHYGIYAFKPRLALSFVDEGVDPYTGTSVWLEAHRQNDFLLRPAQDATSAQRVGALTAAQVLQHLVPLLIILLTFGALAGERERGTLRQLLATGVGRRDLALGKAIGIAGALALLLVPAAAVGAAALVVGSPGPAASPVARAAVLSVVYLGYFAAFLALSLAVSAWARSTRTALVILLGVWVVNGLVAPRVAVDLSKWMHPTPSALEFAQTVEREMATGTEDIPRPDNEALTESLLAEYAVERVEDLPINQSGVLLQASEEFGNRIFDRNYGALWDTFERQGAVHEMVAVGAPLLAVRALSMGLAGTDVEQHRHFATAAETYRRDLMRSMNGDLTENSLSGDFSYQAGAELWESTPPLRYDAPTLAWVLGNRILSLIVLGGWLVGTILIAAARVRRAEVA
- a CDS encoding ABC transporter ATP-binding protein, whose amino-acid sequence is MQTAESGAGQPPLLEARGLSKRYGPTQALDSLDLAIEPGEVYCLLGPNGAGKTTTINLFLGFVPPSGGQALVSGMDVSTHDRETKHRLAYIPEQVMLYRNLSGLENLEYFAALGGKGSLGRERLADILVEAGLERDAVDRRVSEYSKGMRQKVGIAIAMAKEADALLLDEPTSGLDPKASNEFSALIERLRHGGVGVLMATHDLFRAKETGTRVGIMRYGSLVTEMSTDEIGHADLERIYLEHMHD